The Microbacterium oleivorans genome contains the following window.
CCAGAGCGCACTCACGACTGCTGGGTGCCCTCGACCCAGTTCAGGTATTCGTCGGTCACCGTCCCGGTGACGTAACGGCCGTCGAAGCAGCTCATGTCGAGGTCCGTGATGCCCGTGCCCTCGACGATCGCCGCCTTGAGATCGTCGATCTCCTGGTAGACGAGGTAATCGCAGCCCAGCTCTTGCGCGATCTCGGGGATCGTGCGTCCGTGGGCGATCAGCTCATGACGCGAGGGCATGTTGATGCCGTACACGTGCGGGTAGCGCACCGGCGGCGCGGCCGAGGCGAACGTGACGCTCTTGGCACCGGCATCCCGGGCCATCTGGATGATCTCCTTGGAGGTCGTGCCCCGCACGATCGAGTCGTCGATGAGCAGCACGTTCTTGCCCTTGAACTCGCTCGACATCGCGTTGAGCTTCTGGCGCACGCTCTTCTTGCGAACCGCCTGGCCCGGCATGATGAACGTCCGGCCGACGTAACGGTTCTTGTAGAAGCCCTCGCGGTATTCGATGCCGAGCTTGCGGGCGACCTGCATGGCCGCCGGGCGCGACGAGTCGGGAATCGGCATCACGACGTCGATCGCATCCTGCGGGGTGTACTTGGCGATCGTGTCGGCCAGGCGCTCACCCATCCGCAAGCGCGCCTCGTAGACCGAGATGCCGTTCATGATCGAGTCGGGGCGGGCGAGGTAGACGTACTCGAACGAGCAGGGCGAGAGCTGCGTCTGCTGGGCGCCCTGGCGCGCGTGCAGCGTGCCGTCGGCGTCGATGAAGACGGCCTCTCCGGGCTCGATGTCGCGCACGACGTCGAAACCACCGTTCTCGAGCACGAGCGACTCCGAGGCCACCGTCCACTCGTCGCGCCCGTTCTCGGCCCGCCGCGTGCCGAGGATGAGCGGGCGGATGCCGAACGGGTCGCGGAAGGCCAGCAGGCCGTGTCCGGCGATGAGGGCGATCGCCGCATACGAGCCCTCGACCCGCTCGTGAACCCGCTCGACCGCCTGGAAGACCTGGTCGGGGTCGAGATCGAGCCCCGAGATGGTGGTCTGCAGCTCGTTGGCGAGCACGTTCACCAGCAGCTCGGTGTCGGAGCTCGTGTTGAGGTGGCGGCGGTCCTTGCGGAACAGCTCCTCGGTCAGCTCACGCGTGTTGGTCAGATTGCCGTTGTGCACCAGCACGATGCCGTACGGCGCGTTGACGTAGAAGGGCTGCGCCTCTTCTTCGCTCGATGCCGTGCCCTTGGTGGCGTACCGGACGTGACCCAGCCCGATGTTGCCGAGCAGCGAGCGCATGTCTCGCGTGCGCACCGCCTCGCGCACCTGCCCGTTGGCTTTGAAGATGTGGAAGACCCCGGTGTTCTCGGCGGTCGCGATGCCCGTCGAGTCCTGGCCGCGGTGCTGCAGCAGCAGGAGGGCGTCGTAGATCTCCTGGTTCGCCGGGGACTGCCCGACGATTCCGACGATTCCGCACATGGGGGGTTAGTTCGCTCCTGCTTCGCGGTAATCGCCGACGAGGCGGACGGCGCCGCCGTCGACCCCCTTGGCGCCCTGCTCGTACTCCCCGTCGGGGCGCGGCCCCGTCGAGACGACGCCGGACTGCCAGGCGTCGATGCCGTCGGCGGCGAGGGTGGCGATGGCGGCATCCGCTGCCTCCGCGGCGACGACCGCGAAGAAGCCGACGCCGAGGTTCCAGGTGCCCTCGGTGCGCTGCAGGTCGAGGCCGCCGAGATCGGCGAGCACGCGGAAGACCGGCGCGGGCGACCACGACGAGCGATCGACGTCGACCCAGCTGCCCCGGGGCAGCA
Protein-coding sequences here:
- the purF gene encoding amidophosphoribosyltransferase, with product MCGIVGIVGQSPANQEIYDALLLLQHRGQDSTGIATAENTGVFHIFKANGQVREAVRTRDMRSLLGNIGLGHVRYATKGTASSEEEAQPFYVNAPYGIVLVHNGNLTNTRELTEELFRKDRRHLNTSSDTELLVNVLANELQTTISGLDLDPDQVFQAVERVHERVEGSYAAIALIAGHGLLAFRDPFGIRPLILGTRRAENGRDEWTVASESLVLENGGFDVVRDIEPGEAVFIDADGTLHARQGAQQTQLSPCSFEYVYLARPDSIMNGISVYEARLRMGERLADTIAKYTPQDAIDVVMPIPDSSRPAAMQVARKLGIEYREGFYKNRYVGRTFIMPGQAVRKKSVRQKLNAMSSEFKGKNVLLIDDSIVRGTTSKEIIQMARDAGAKSVTFASAAPPVRYPHVYGINMPSRHELIAHGRTIPEIAQELGCDYLVYQEIDDLKAAIVEGTGITDLDMSCFDGRYVTGTVTDEYLNWVEGTQQS